A single region of the Alteriqipengyuania flavescens genome encodes:
- a CDS encoding alpha-E domain-containing protein — protein sequence MLGRTANGLFWMFRYLERAENTARLLDAAMRMALTRDDTAAEAEWRSIVETLSLREVYETAHDSYTGVQVWNFVLREKNNPRNVLSMMQNMRQNARLARNAISRELWEAVNESWMELEKALKRAVTPGQLGDVLATIRRAGTQVHGAMEGSMLRDEGYHFARAGTFIERGDATARLIDVKYFLLLPSLSYVGSSLDTGQWDHILRSVGGDRSYRWIHAGRIDARGIVEFIILDDRFPRGLAFCHAELRDSLRELARIHGEEYRSNELIRSADQKLSETTVDSVFDRGLHESLVDFIARNNELAGAIAEDFRFTV from the coding sequence ATGCTGGGGCGGACTGCCAACGGCCTGTTCTGGATGTTCCGCTATCTCGAGAGGGCGGAGAATACCGCGCGCCTGCTCGATGCGGCGATGCGGATGGCGCTGACCCGTGACGATACGGCGGCGGAGGCGGAGTGGCGTTCCATCGTGGAGACGCTTTCGCTGAGAGAAGTCTACGAAACCGCGCACGATAGCTACACCGGCGTGCAGGTGTGGAACTTCGTGCTGCGCGAGAAGAACAACCCGCGCAACGTGCTCTCCATGATGCAGAACATGCGCCAGAACGCGCGGCTGGCGCGCAACGCGATCAGCCGGGAGCTGTGGGAAGCAGTCAACGAAAGCTGGATGGAGCTGGAAAAGGCGCTGAAGCGCGCAGTCACGCCCGGCCAGCTGGGCGACGTTCTTGCGACCATCCGCCGCGCGGGCACCCAGGTCCACGGCGCGATGGAAGGCTCCATGCTGCGGGACGAAGGCTATCACTTCGCCCGCGCCGGCACGTTCATCGAACGCGGCGATGCCACCGCGCGCCTTATCGACGTGAAATATTTCCTCCTGCTGCCGTCGCTGTCTTATGTCGGCTCCAGCCTCGACACGGGACAGTGGGACCACATCCTGCGATCCGTCGGCGGGGACCGCTCCTACCGCTGGATCCACGCGGGACGGATCGACGCGCGCGGCATCGTGGAATTCATCATCCTCGACGACCGCTTCCCCCGCGGTCTTGCCTTTTGCCACGCCGAATTGCGGGATTCGCTGCGCGAACTCGCCCGCATCCATGGAGAGGAATACCGTTCCAACGAGCTCATTCGCTCGGCTGACCAGAAACTTTCAGAGACCACTGTCGACAGCGTGTTCGATCGCGGGCTGCACGAATCGCTCGTCGATTTCATCGCCCGCAACAACGAGCTCGCAGGCGCCATTGCGGAGGATTTCCGCTTCACCGTCTGA
- a CDS encoding proteasome-type protease, which produces MTYCCGMVFDKGLVLMSDTRTNSGVDNVSVFRKMFTWEVPGERIISVMTAGNLATTQAVISKLEERTKAPEDRHVSLLEAPTMFQVATEIGQLLRETVRKTQSENNTKSRFTASMILAGQIKGMEPRLFMVYPEGNFIEASRDTPFFQIGETKYGRPILIRGYDRAMTMEDAVKLLMVSFDSTLKANLSVGMPLDLLVIERDAFGKSHEQRIDSHNPYFTAISDVWGEKLRDAFHTLPDFSFDGSG; this is translated from the coding sequence ATGACCTATTGCTGCGGCATGGTGTTCGACAAGGGCCTCGTCCTCATGAGCGACACGCGCACGAATTCCGGCGTCGACAATGTTTCGGTGTTTCGCAAAATGTTCACCTGGGAAGTGCCGGGGGAACGGATCATTTCGGTGATGACCGCCGGCAACCTTGCCACCACCCAGGCCGTCATCAGCAAGCTGGAGGAACGCACCAAGGCGCCCGAGGACCGCCACGTATCGCTGCTGGAAGCGCCGACCATGTTCCAGGTCGCGACCGAAATTGGCCAGCTGCTGCGCGAGACGGTGCGCAAGACGCAAAGCGAGAACAACACCAAGTCGCGCTTCACTGCCTCGATGATCCTTGCCGGACAGATCAAGGGCATGGAGCCGCGTCTGTTCATGGTCTACCCCGAAGGCAATTTCATCGAGGCGAGCAGGGACACACCGTTCTTCCAGATCGGGGAGACCAAGTACGGCCGCCCGATCCTGATCCGCGGCTACGATCGCGCGATGACCATGGAAGATGCGGTCAAACTGCTCATGGTCAGTTTCGATTCCACGCTCAAGGCCAATCTGTCGGTCGGCATGCCGCTGGACCTGCTGGTGATCGAACGTGACGCGTTCGGGAAGAGCCACGAACAGCGCATCGATTCCCATAACCCCTATTTCACCGCGATTTCGGATGTCTGGGGCGAGAAACTGCGCGACGCTTTTCACACCCTGCCGGACTTCAGCTTCGACGGATCCGGCTGA
- a CDS encoding transglutaminase family protein: MRLSIRHTTRYEFARPVAHGLQRLRLTPKETQGQKILDWTMEYSGAREELCYEDQHVNTVVLVSVEEGASEVMVTCHGKVDTEDQAGVIGWHSGSLPLWSFLSQTERSRPGAKMNVLIADVRAQDGDPIERLHSLSAMIRDRVEYRAHTTSVNTTAEEAVRDGRGVCQDHTHIFCGAARALGIPARYVSGYMMMDDRIEQEATHAWAEAHVDGIGWVGFDISNGISPDARYVRVATGRDYSEAAPVTGMSYGAGEQALYVDLAVEQQIVEQ; the protein is encoded by the coding sequence ATGCGCCTATCGATCCGCCACACCACCAGGTACGAATTCGCCCGCCCGGTCGCCCACGGCCTGCAGCGCTTGCGGCTGACCCCCAAGGAAACGCAGGGCCAGAAGATCCTCGACTGGACGATGGAATATTCCGGCGCGCGCGAGGAGCTTTGCTATGAAGACCAGCACGTCAACACGGTCGTGCTGGTGTCGGTGGAAGAGGGGGCGAGCGAGGTTATGGTGACGTGCCACGGCAAGGTCGACACCGAAGACCAGGCCGGGGTGATCGGCTGGCATTCGGGCAGTCTGCCGCTGTGGTCCTTCCTGTCGCAGACGGAACGCAGCAGGCCCGGCGCCAAGATGAACGTGCTGATCGCCGATGTGCGTGCGCAGGACGGCGATCCGATAGAGCGGCTGCACAGCCTGTCCGCGATGATCCGCGACCGGGTGGAATATCGCGCCCATACCACCAGCGTTAACACCACCGCGGAGGAGGCCGTGCGCGATGGCAGGGGCGTGTGCCAGGACCACACCCATATCTTCTGCGGCGCGGCCCGCGCGCTCGGCATCCCGGCGCGCTACGTTTCCGGCTACATGATGATGGACGACCGGATCGAGCAGGAAGCGACCCATGCCTGGGCGGAGGCGCATGTCGACGGCATCGGCTGGGTCGGCTTCGACATTTCCAACGGCATCAGCCCGGATGCACGCTATGTCCGCGTCGCCACCGGGCGCGACTATTCCGAGGCTGCGCCGGTCACCGGCATGAGCTATGGCGCAGGAGAACAGGCGCTCTACGTCGATCTTGCCGTAGAGCAGCAGATCGTAGAACAGTAA
- a CDS encoding response regulator transcription factor, whose translation MTDRQTLHIVDRDARQRAGLAHQLFSLGHHAEVYETLAELLSRPPSSGLVLARDDQERSNGIRGAASILAQMAEVGVWLPLVATSMERDIDAVRAAMKAGALDFFLLPLTTGQLEEALGSVEVEAERATERQRRIVEARDALGRLSKRESEVLKFLAEGFSNKEIARELEISPRTVEIHRANMMLKLSARHPSDAVRTRFEARLDNDGAAGAPLFRRGRRTPPGPSPAH comes from the coding sequence ATGACAGATCGCCAGACACTCCATATCGTCGACCGGGATGCACGCCAGCGTGCGGGCCTGGCCCACCAGCTATTCTCGCTCGGCCATCATGCCGAGGTTTATGAGACACTGGCCGAGTTGCTCTCCAGACCGCCCTCGAGCGGCTTGGTGCTGGCCAGGGACGACCAGGAACGATCGAACGGTATTCGCGGAGCCGCCTCGATCCTCGCGCAGATGGCAGAAGTCGGCGTGTGGCTCCCGCTCGTCGCGACCTCGATGGAGCGCGACATCGATGCGGTCCGCGCGGCGATGAAAGCAGGCGCGCTTGATTTTTTCCTCCTGCCACTGACGACCGGACAGCTCGAAGAAGCGCTCGGCAGCGTCGAAGTGGAGGCGGAGCGCGCGACCGAACGCCAGCGCCGCATCGTCGAGGCGCGCGATGCGCTCGGCCGGCTGAGCAAGCGCGAAAGCGAAGTGCTCAAGTTCCTCGCCGAAGGTTTCAGCAACAAGGAAATCGCCCGCGAACTGGAAATCAGCCCGCGCACGGTGGAAATCCACCGCGCCAACATGATGCTGAAGCTATCCGCGCGGCACCCTTCCGATGCGGTGCGCACACGGTTCGAGGCGAGACTGGACAACGACGGCGCGGCTGGCGCTCCCCTGTTCCGCAGAGGCCGCCGGACACCCCCCGGACCAAGCCCGGCGCACTAG
- a CDS encoding DUF3617 domain-containing protein has protein sequence MKRLGKFVLAAAAPAMMLAGCNASEGSADADGDGTISEEEMAGATEGLTKLQPGEYKMAMELVSIEDASLSEEEIKQAKEGFAMMSNMAPPRCITAEEGDEGIMALAKEMQRGDCETTKMVSDANKFDAEMTCKGPQGDATVAMEGTATETSSTMTMTMSQPAGQDADGPKGAVMRISMERTGDCGTASGGAAKEAG, from the coding sequence ATGAAAAGACTGGGTAAGTTCGTTCTGGCGGCCGCCGCGCCGGCCATGATGCTGGCCGGCTGCAACGCAAGCGAAGGATCGGCCGATGCCGACGGTGACGGCACCATCTCCGAAGAGGAAATGGCCGGTGCGACCGAGGGGCTGACCAAGCTGCAGCCGGGCGAATACAAGATGGCGATGGAGCTGGTCTCCATCGAGGATGCCTCGCTGAGCGAAGAGGAAATCAAGCAGGCCAAGGAAGGCTTCGCGATGATGTCCAACATGGCGCCGCCGCGATGCATCACTGCCGAGGAAGGCGATGAAGGCATCATGGCCCTCGCCAAGGAAATGCAGCGCGGCGATTGCGAGACCACGAAGATGGTTTCCGACGCGAACAAGTTCGATGCTGAAATGACCTGCAAGGGGCCGCAGGGCGACGCCACGGTCGCCATGGAAGGCACCGCCACGGAAACCTCCTCGACCATGACCATGACCATGAGCCAGCCTGCCGGGCAGGACGCCGATGGCCCTAAGGGCGCGGTGATGCGCATTTCGATGGAACGGACCGGCGATTGCGGCACAGCGTCCGGTGGCGCGGCCAAGGAGGCCGGCTGA
- a CDS encoding DUF3617 domain-containing protein, producing MNKYASIAIGLPLGLALAACGGNDEAAEGAGETASAEAVMAQPGEYRTTATLADLNVPSADVGQLEQIRAILSEGLAEGNTFCLAAQDAEAAGRELAKQLAEGDCSVEEFALNGGNMDASMMCTIDLGEGRTSEGPVSVEGTVREQSSSMTVAMDQVLPGAGGSEMTANMTIRMDSQRIGECTADAG from the coding sequence ATGAACAAGTATGCATCGATCGCAATCGGCTTGCCGCTCGGCCTTGCCCTGGCAGCCTGTGGCGGAAACGACGAAGCGGCGGAAGGTGCCGGCGAAACGGCTTCGGCAGAGGCCGTGATGGCGCAGCCGGGCGAATATCGCACCACCGCCACTTTGGCCGACCTCAACGTACCCAGCGCCGATGTGGGCCAGCTGGAGCAGATCCGCGCCATCCTCAGTGAAGGGCTGGCCGAGGGCAACACCTTCTGCCTCGCCGCGCAGGATGCCGAAGCCGCCGGCCGCGAACTGGCGAAGCAGCTAGCCGAAGGCGATTGCTCGGTCGAGGAATTCGCGCTCAACGGCGGGAACATGGACGCATCCATGATGTGCACCATCGATCTGGGTGAAGGCAGGACGTCCGAAGGCCCTGTCAGCGTGGAAGGCACGGTGCGCGAACAAAGCTCGTCCATGACCGTGGCTATGGACCAGGTGCTGCCGGGCGCCGGCGGATCCGAAATGACCGCCAACATGACCATCCGCATGGATTCCCAGCGGATCGGCGAATGCACCGCCGACGCGGGTTGA
- a CDS encoding extensin family protein: MARLTLMMLLSFLGAGCSVLPESRAPERTSTARDTRSLPPPIARNPESRMCLADLSQRKARFTPLTDAYYERGCSAVNSVNLTALAADDGELFVTNLGPVHCPLASDFAAWAQYGVDRAARQMLGSRLVRIETFGSYSCRNVAGSSRRSAHASAQAIDVAAFVLADGRRITVKDGWARGGAELRFLQRVQDSACRRFGTVLGPKYNAAHRDHFHLEQGGGGFCR; the protein is encoded by the coding sequence ATGGCCCGACTGACCCTCATGATGCTCCTGTCGTTTCTGGGTGCCGGCTGCTCCGTCCTGCCCGAATCGCGCGCGCCCGAACGCACGAGCACGGCGCGGGACACAAGGTCGCTGCCGCCGCCCATCGCGCGCAATCCGGAAAGCCGCATGTGCCTGGCCGACCTGTCCCAGCGCAAGGCGCGCTTCACCCCGCTGACGGATGCCTATTACGAACGCGGCTGTTCGGCGGTGAACAGCGTCAACCTGACCGCGCTGGCGGCGGACGACGGGGAGCTGTTTGTCACCAATCTCGGCCCCGTCCATTGCCCGCTGGCGAGCGATTTTGCCGCGTGGGCGCAATATGGCGTCGACCGGGCGGCGCGGCAGATGCTCGGCAGTAGGCTGGTGCGGATCGAGACGTTCGGCAGCTACAGCTGTCGTAACGTCGCGGGCTCGTCGCGCCGCAGCGCCCATGCCAGCGCGCAGGCGATCGACGTGGCCGCCTTCGTCCTTGCCGACGGACGCAGGATTACGGTCAAGGACGGCTGGGCCCGCGGCGGGGCGGAATTGCGCTTCCTTCAGCGCGTGCAGGACAGCGCCTGCCGCCGCTTCGGGACCGTGCTGGGCCCCAAATACAACGCCGCGCACCGCGACCACTTCCACTTGGAACAGGGCGGCGGCGGTTTCTGCCGCTAG
- a CDS encoding circularly permuted type 2 ATP-grasp protein has translation MEDGGTFDEMHRDDGDVREPYRRYAEWYSEADKKWLRTKGKEAERQFRKTGITFNVYGEDDAEERLIPFDMIPRVIGADEWRRLSRGIEQRVSALNSFMHDLYHRQEIIRSGRIPRRLFENNEAWLPQMAGFTPPGGVYTHIVGIDLVRTGPNDWFVLEDNARTPSGVSYMLENRETMMAMFPELFQRARVEEVSSYPRRLARSLAACAPDCAGEKPNVAVLTPGIYNSAYFEHAFLADQMGAELVEGSDLRVIDGRVAMRCTTGYAPIDVLYRRVDDDFLDPLTFNPDSMLGVPGIMDVYRAGGITIANAPGTGVADDKAIYSFMPEIVEFYTGEKPLLPNVQTWRCAEEDSLAYVLDNLHQIVVKEVHGSGGYGMLIGPTASKKEIEEFRAKLKAKPHNYIAQPTLSLSTCPILTKKGLAPRHVDLRPFVLVSPEGVDITPGGLTRVALKEGSLVVNSSQGGGTKDTWVLKE, from the coding sequence ATGGAAGACGGCGGCACTTTCGATGAAATGCACCGCGATGATGGCGACGTGCGCGAACCCTATCGCCGCTATGCCGAGTGGTATTCCGAAGCGGACAAGAAATGGCTGCGGACCAAGGGCAAGGAAGCCGAGCGGCAGTTTCGCAAGACCGGCATCACCTTCAACGTTTATGGCGAGGACGATGCCGAGGAGCGGCTGATACCCTTCGACATGATCCCGCGCGTGATCGGTGCGGACGAGTGGCGGCGCCTCAGCAGGGGCATCGAGCAGCGGGTCAGCGCCCTCAACAGCTTCATGCACGATCTCTACCACCGGCAGGAAATCATCCGGTCGGGTCGCATCCCGCGCCGCCTGTTCGAGAATAACGAGGCGTGGCTGCCGCAGATGGCGGGCTTTACTCCGCCGGGCGGCGTCTACACCCACATCGTCGGCATCGACCTCGTCCGCACCGGGCCGAACGACTGGTTCGTGCTGGAAGACAATGCCCGCACACCGAGCGGCGTTTCCTACATGCTGGAAAACCGCGAGACGATGATGGCCATGTTCCCGGAGCTGTTCCAGCGCGCCCGGGTGGAGGAAGTCTCCAGCTATCCGCGCCGGCTTGCCCGCAGCTTGGCCGCCTGCGCGCCCGATTGCGCGGGCGAGAAACCGAATGTCGCGGTGCTGACGCCGGGCATCTACAACTCGGCTTATTTCGAGCATGCCTTCTTGGCCGACCAGATGGGCGCGGAGCTGGTGGAAGGCAGCGACCTGCGCGTGATCGACGGCCGCGTCGCCATGCGCTGCACCACCGGATACGCGCCGATCGACGTATTGTATCGCCGCGTGGACGACGATTTCCTCGACCCGCTGACGTTCAATCCGGACAGCATGCTGGGCGTGCCCGGCATCATGGACGTGTACCGCGCCGGCGGCATCACCATCGCCAACGCACCCGGCACCGGCGTGGCGGACGACAAGGCGATCTACAGCTTCATGCCGGAGATCGTGGAGTTCTACACGGGCGAGAAACCGCTGCTGCCGAATGTGCAGACCTGGCGCTGCGCAGAGGAAGACAGCCTCGCCTACGTCCTCGACAATCTGCACCAGATCGTGGTCAAGGAAGTTCACGGATCGGGCGGTTACGGCATGCTGATCGGCCCGACCGCTTCCAAGAAGGAAATCGAGGAATTCCGCGCCAAGCTGAAGGCGAAGCCGCATAATTACATCGCCCAGCCGACGCTGTCGCTGTCGACCTGCCCGATCCTCACCAAGAAGGGCCTCGCCCCGCGCCACGTCGACTTGCGCCCCTTCGTGCTGGTGTCGCCCGAGGGGGTCGACATCACGCCCGGCGGGCTTACCCGCGTCGCGCTGAAGGAAGGCAGCCTGGTCGTGAATTCCAGCCAGGGCGGCGGGACGAAAGACACGTGGGTGCTGAAGGAATGA
- a CDS encoding phosphoserine transaminase — MNDTDTPPAQKPARPYFSSGPCAKPPGWSADKLQTDVLGRSHRSGLGKARLQYCIDLIREVLEVPASHRIGIVPGSDTGAVEMAMWTMLGARPVTTLAWESFGSGWVTDAVKQLKIDPTVIEAPYGQLPDLSQVDWSNDVVFTWNGTTSGVRVPDGEWIAADREGLSIADATSAVFAQDIAWDKVDVLTFSWQKVLGGEGAHGILILGPRAVERLESYTPSWPLPKVFRLTKGGALIEGIFKGETINTPSMLAVEDAIFALEWGKSLGGLAVMKARADANAAALDAIVQDREWLGHLAADPASRSNTSVCLTVEGADGDRIKAMAKLLEQHEAAFDIAGYRDAPPGLRIWCGATVDTADIEALGPWLDWAYAATAA; from the coding sequence ATGAACGACACGGACACGCCGCCGGCGCAAAAGCCTGCGCGCCCCTATTTCTCTTCCGGACCCTGCGCCAAGCCACCGGGCTGGTCTGCCGACAAGCTGCAAACCGACGTACTCGGACGGTCGCACCGTTCGGGCCTCGGCAAGGCGCGGCTGCAATATTGCATCGACCTGATCCGCGAAGTGCTGGAGGTCCCCGCCAGCCATCGCATCGGCATCGTTCCGGGTTCGGATACCGGCGCTGTCGAAATGGCGATGTGGACGATGCTGGGCGCGCGGCCCGTCACCACGCTCGCATGGGAAAGCTTCGGCTCCGGCTGGGTGACCGATGCGGTCAAGCAGCTGAAGATCGATCCGACGGTGATCGAAGCGCCTTACGGCCAGCTGCCCGACCTTTCGCAGGTCGACTGGTCGAACGACGTCGTCTTCACCTGGAACGGCACCACCAGCGGTGTGCGCGTGCCAGACGGCGAATGGATCGCCGCCGACCGCGAAGGCCTTTCCATCGCCGACGCCACCAGTGCCGTGTTCGCGCAGGACATCGCGTGGGACAAGGTCGATGTGCTGACCTTCAGCTGGCAGAAGGTTCTTGGCGGGGAAGGGGCGCACGGCATCCTGATCCTGGGCCCGCGCGCGGTCGAGCGGCTGGAAAGCTATACGCCCAGCTGGCCGCTTCCCAAGGTGTTCCGCCTGACGAAAGGCGGCGCGCTGATCGAAGGGATTTTCAAGGGCGAGACGATCAACACGCCTTCCATGCTGGCCGTGGAAGACGCGATCTTTGCGCTGGAATGGGGCAAGTCGCTGGGCGGCCTTGCGGTCATGAAGGCCCGCGCCGATGCCAATGCGGCGGCGCTCGATGCCATCGTGCAGGACCGCGAATGGCTCGGCCATCTAGCCGCCGATCCTGCGTCCCGATCCAACACCAGCGTCTGCCTGACGGTAGAGGGCGCGGACGGCGACAGGATCAAGGCCATGGCCAAGCTGCTCGAACAGCATGAAGCCGCCTTCGACATCGCCGGCTATCGCGATGCCCCGCCGGGCCTGCGCATCTGGTGCGGCGCCACGGTCGACACAGCCGATATCGAGGCGCTCGGCCCGTGGCTCGACTGGGCCTACGCGGCGACTGCAGCATAG
- a CDS encoding esterase/lipase family protein yields the protein MNNHEGPGAMPDADGGATSVAALSHMARERLRLASEPCEDERAGGPALIRFLGEAGWMIEPFRRPFRTIDIEPAIVPKRVMLLPGFATHPVRMRYLARQLERGGHRVKRWGLGFNWGPTQENFDKLNQRLEDVYLRKGEKLILVGWSLGGLFARELAKHHPDKVAKVVTMGSPFSYSPRANNVWRIYQAIAGHRVDDLPIEAEVAEKPPVRTVALWSPRDGIVHSRAACGQAGERDRAVALRCTHMGFNYHPQAIMAVARELDAERYFPDEAREDSEAMTH from the coding sequence TTGAACAACCACGAGGGGCCGGGCGCAATGCCCGATGCCGATGGCGGCGCGACTTCGGTTGCGGCGCTTTCGCATATGGCGCGTGAGCGCCTGCGGCTGGCGTCCGAACCCTGCGAGGACGAGCGCGCCGGCGGCCCGGCACTGATCCGTTTCCTGGGCGAAGCGGGATGGATGATCGAGCCCTTCCGCCGCCCGTTCCGCACCATCGATATCGAACCGGCCATCGTGCCCAAGCGCGTTATGCTGCTGCCCGGTTTCGCCACCCACCCGGTGCGCATGCGCTATCTCGCCCGCCAGCTCGAACGCGGCGGCCACCGGGTCAAGCGCTGGGGGCTCGGCTTCAACTGGGGCCCCACGCAGGAGAATTTCGACAAGCTCAACCAGCGGCTCGAGGATGTCTACCTTCGCAAGGGGGAGAAGCTGATCCTCGTCGGCTGGAGCCTGGGCGGCCTGTTCGCGCGCGAGCTTGCCAAGCATCATCCCGACAAGGTGGCCAAGGTCGTCACCATGGGATCGCCCTTTTCCTACAGCCCGCGCGCCAACAACGTCTGGCGCATCTACCAGGCCATTGCCGGACACCGGGTCGACGACCTGCCGATCGAGGCCGAAGTCGCCGAAAAGCCGCCGGTCCGCACCGTGGCGCTGTGGAGCCCGCGTGACGGCATCGTCCATTCCCGCGCAGCCTGTGGGCAGGCCGGCGAGCGGGACCGCGCCGTGGCTCTGCGCTGCACGCACATGGGCTTCAACTACCACCCGCAGGCGATCATGGCCGTTGCGCGAGAGCTCGACGCCGAACGCTATTTCCCCGATGAAGCACGCGAAGACAGCGAGGCCATGACCCACTGA
- the uvrB gene encoding excinuclease ABC subunit UvrB produces MAELIIRRGLEEPDTTGDFVPHKPARPEKSMGGKRFELVSDYEPAGDQPTAIAELVAGAKDGEQTQTLLGVTGSGKTFTMAKVIEELQRPALILAPNKILAAQLYGEMKSFFPHNAVEYFVSYYDYYQPEAYVPRSDTYIEKESSVNEAIDRMRHSATRALLERDDVIIVASVSCLYGIGSVETYSAMIFDIKKDESVDQRELIRKLVALQYKRNDAGFSRGNFRVRGDSLEIFPSHYEDMAWRVSFFGDEIESIHEFDPLTGKKGAELKTVRIYANSHYVTPGPTMKQATQAIKFELEERLKELHGEGLLLEAQRLEQRTNFDLEMIAATGSCAGIENYSRFLTGRLPGEPPPTLFEYLPENALLFVDESHQTVPQIGAMAKGDHRRKLTLAEYGFRLPSCIDNRPLRFNEWDAMRPQTFAVSATPGGWELEQTGGVFAEQVIRPTGLIDPPVEIRPVEDQVQDCIEECKKTAAKGYRTLVTTLTKRMAEDLTEFMHEAGVKVRYMHSDVETLERIELIRDLRMGVYDVLVGINLLREGLDIPECGLVCILDADKEGFLRSETSLIQTIGRAARNVDGKVILYADRITGSMERAMAETERRREKQREYNAQHGITPTTIIRGIQDIVAHSPAGEGLIEKDEAPSFVGHNLRAYIEDLEKKMRAAAADLEFEEAGRLRDEIRKLEADELGLPDGEKKAPVVGRSNEGKPGTRKTRYGGTQKKRFGPR; encoded by the coding sequence ATGGCAGAACTGATCATCAGGCGCGGTCTGGAAGAGCCCGACACCACCGGCGATTTCGTACCGCACAAGCCCGCGCGGCCGGAAAAATCGATGGGCGGCAAGCGCTTCGAGCTGGTGAGCGATTACGAGCCTGCCGGCGACCAGCCTACCGCCATCGCCGAACTGGTGGCAGGCGCGAAGGATGGCGAGCAGACGCAGACCCTGCTGGGCGTCACCGGCAGCGGCAAGACCTTCACCATGGCCAAGGTGATCGAGGAACTGCAGCGGCCCGCGCTGATCCTTGCCCCCAACAAGATCCTCGCAGCGCAGCTCTATGGCGAGATGAAGAGCTTCTTCCCGCACAATGCGGTCGAATATTTCGTCAGCTATTACGACTACTACCAGCCGGAAGCCTACGTGCCGCGGTCGGACACCTACATCGAGAAGGAAAGCTCGGTGAACGAGGCGATCGACCGGATGCGCCATTCGGCCACGCGCGCCCTGCTCGAACGCGACGACGTCATCATCGTCGCCTCGGTCTCCTGCCTTTACGGTATCGGTTCGGTCGAGACCTATTCGGCCATGATCTTCGACATCAAGAAGGACGAGAGCGTCGACCAGCGCGAGTTGATCCGCAAGCTCGTGGCGCTGCAGTACAAGCGCAACGACGCGGGCTTTTCGCGCGGCAATTTCCGCGTGCGAGGCGACAGCCTCGAAATCTTCCCCAGCCATTACGAGGACATGGCCTGGCGCGTCAGCTTTTTCGGCGACGAGATCGAGAGCATCCACGAATTCGATCCGCTGACCGGCAAGAAGGGCGCGGAGCTGAAGACCGTGCGCATCTACGCCAACAGCCACTACGTCACCCCCGGCCCGACGATGAAACAGGCGACGCAGGCCATTAAGTTCGAGCTGGAAGAGCGGCTGAAGGAACTGCACGGGGAAGGCCTGCTGCTGGAAGCGCAGCGGCTGGAGCAGCGCACGAATTTCGACCTGGAAATGATCGCGGCAACAGGCTCGTGCGCAGGCATCGAGAATTACAGCCGTTTCCTCACCGGCCGTTTGCCCGGCGAACCGCCGCCGACATTGTTCGAATATCTGCCGGAAAACGCGCTGCTGTTCGTCGATGAAAGCCACCAGACCGTGCCGCAGATCGGCGCGATGGCGAAGGGCGACCACCGCCGCAAGCTGACGCTGGCCGAATACGGCTTCCGCCTGCCGAGCTGCATCGACAACCGCCCCTTGCGCTTCAACGAGTGGGACGCGATGCGCCCGCAGACCTTTGCCGTCTCCGCCACGCCCGGCGGGTGGGAGCTGGAGCAGACCGGCGGCGTGTTCGCCGAACAGGTCATCCGCCCGACCGGCCTGATCGACCCCCCGGTGGAAATCCGCCCGGTCGAGGACCAGGTCCAGGACTGCATCGAAGAGTGCAAGAAGACCGCTGCGAAGGGTTATCGCACGCTCGTCACCACGCTGACCAAGCGGATGGCGGAGGATCTTACGGAATTCATGCACGAGGCGGGCGTGAAGGTCCGCTACATGCACTCTGACGTCGAGACGCTGGAGCGTATCGAGCTGATCCGCGACCTCAGGATGGGCGTATACGACGTGCTGGTCGGGATCAATCTGCTGCGCGAAGGGCTCGACATCCCGGAATGTGGGCTGGTGTGCATCCTCGATGCAGACAAGGAAGGGTTCCTGCGCTCCGAAACAAGCCTTATCCAGACCATCGGCCGCGCGGCGCGTAACGTCGACGGCAAGGTCATTCTCTATGCCGACCGGATCACCGGCAGCATGGAGCGCGCGATGGCGGAAACCGAGCGCCGGCGCGAAAAGCAGCGCGAATACAATGCGCAGCACGGCATCACGCCGACAACCATCATTCGCGGCATCCAGGATATCGTCGCCCACAGCCCGGCAGGCGAAGGCCTGATCGAGAAGGACGAAGCGCCCAGCTTCGTCGGCCACAACCTGCGCGCCTATATCGAGGATCTGGAAAAGAAGATGCGCGCTGCCGCAGCCGATCTGGAATTCGAGGAAGCCGGCCGCCTGCGCGACGAAATCCGCAAGCTGGAAGCGGACGAGTTAGGTTTGCCCGACGGCGAGAAGAAGGCGCCCGTCGTCGGACGCAGCAACGAAGGCAAGCCGGGCACGCGCAAGACACGCTACGGCGGCACGCAGAAGAAGCGCTTCGGCCCGCGCTGA